The sequence CTCGGCTCGATCACCGTGGTCACCGACGCCGAATTGTGGAAAAACAAAAGCATCAGCCAATACGACAATGCCTGGCTGCTCTGGTATTTGAGCGCCGACACCGACGTCACCTTGATCTACAACACCGCGCACGATGGCCTGCTGACCTTGCTCTGGCGCTACTTCCCGCAAGCCATCGTTGCCCTGCTGGCGTTGATCGGTCTGTGGCTGTGGCATGTCGGTGTGCGCCATGGACCACTTCAGACGCCGGCCCCGAGCGGGCGGCGACAGTTGCAGGAACACCTGCGTGCCAGCGCCGATTTCCTGTTGCGTCACAACGGCCAACAGGCACTCCTGCAAGCCCTGCAACAGGATGTGCTGCGCCGCGCCCGCCGTCGCCATCCCGGCTTTGACCAATTGAACGTTGCCGAACAATGGCTGGCGTTGTCGCGCCTGACCCGGCAATCCACTCGCGCTATCAGCCAGGCCTTGAGCCCGGTGCCGAACCGGCGGATCTCCAGCGCCGATTTTTGCCGCCAGGTCGCCCACCTGCAAACCTTGAGGAACACGCTATGACCGAACAGATCGAGCCCGGCAGCGCCAGCCACGCCGCCCAGCAACGCCAGCGTGCCAGCCAGTTGGCGCAAGCGGTGCGCGGCGAATTGCAGAAAGCCCTGATCGGCCAGAATCAGGTGATCGACGACGTGCTGACAGCGCTTATCGCCGGTGGCCACGTGCTGCTCGAAGGCGTGCCGGGGCTGGGCAAGACCCTGCTGGTGCGTGCACTGGCCCGCTGCTTCAGTGGCGAATTCGCGCGGATTCAATTCACTCCGGATCTGATGCCCAGCGATGTCACCGGCCACGCGGTGTACGACTTGCAAACCGAGCAGTTCAAACTGCGCAAAGGCCCGTTGTTCACCAATCTGTTGCTGGCCGACGAGATCAACCGCGCACCGGCGAAAACCCAGGCCGCCTTGCTCGAAGCGATGCAGGAGCGTCAGGTCACGCTCGAAGGTCGCGCCCTGCCCATCGCGCAACCGTTCATGGTTCTGGCCACACAGAACCCGATCGAACAGGAAGGCACCTATCCCCTGCCGGAAGCCGAGCTCGACCGGTTCATGATCAAGGTACGCATGGACTACCCCGACGCCGATCAGGAGCTGAACATGGTGCGTCAGGTCTGTCGCTCGACCCGTGCCGACATGCTCGATGTGCAACCGCTGCGCACCGTGTTGCAAGCCAAGGATGTGCAAGCCTTGCAACGCATCGCCAGTGATTTGCCGCTGGACGACCAGGTCCTCGACTACGCCGTGCGCCTGGCGCGCAGCACGCGCACCTGGCCGGGGCTGACCCTTGGCGCCGGACCACGCGCCTCGATTGCCTTGGTGCGTTGCGCCCGTGCCCGCGCATTGTTGCGTGGCGGCGAATTTGTGATTCCCGATGACATCAAAGGCTGCGCGCTGGCCGTGCTGCGCCATCGCGTGCGCATCGCCCCGGAGCTGGACATCGAAGGTTTGCAGGTCGATCAGGTGCTCCAGCAACTGCTCGACCAGATTGCGGCGCCGCGTCTGTGAAACCCTCACGCCTGCTGTTGATCTGGCTGGCTGTGCTGCTGGTCATCGGCATTGTGCTGGGGACATTGCGGGCACTGGAGACCGATATCCCGGCCAGTCTGATCTCGATCAACTGGGGTTTGCTGCTGGCACTGTTGGCCCTGGCGGTGCTGGATGCGCTGCGCCTCAAACGTCTGCCGACGCCGCGCATCACACGTCAGATGCCCGGTAGTCTCGCCCTCGGACGTTGGGGCGAGGTG comes from Pseudomonas sp. RU47 and encodes:
- a CDS encoding AAA family ATPase; the protein is MTEQIEPGSASHAAQQRQRASQLAQAVRGELQKALIGQNQVIDDVLTALIAGGHVLLEGVPGLGKTLLVRALARCFSGEFARIQFTPDLMPSDVTGHAVYDLQTEQFKLRKGPLFTNLLLADEINRAPAKTQAALLEAMQERQVTLEGRALPIAQPFMVLATQNPIEQEGTYPLPEAELDRFMIKVRMDYPDADQELNMVRQVCRSTRADMLDVQPLRTVLQAKDVQALQRIASDLPLDDQVLDYAVRLARSTRTWPGLTLGAGPRASIALVRCARARALLRGGEFVIPDDIKGCALAVLRHRVRIAPELDIEGLQVDQVLQQLLDQIAAPRL